The genomic region CCACTCCCCCGACGTGGCCAGCTGCGCCAGCGCCGCCTGGAACGTGTCTAGGTCGCTGTAGCGAACATGCTTTAGCTCAATGAACGGGGCAACCTCCTCCAGTTCGATCTTCAGCCGCACGGCGTAACCGAGAGACCCGTAGGAATTCGGGAAGGCACGGAACAATTCGACGTTGCGTTCGCGCGAGCACGTGAGGAGCTCTCCGGTCCCGGTGATGACGTCCATTTCCAGGACGGACTCGTGCGGCAGACCGTTGCGGAAACTAGTTGATTCCACGCCCATTCCAGACACCGCGCCCCCGAGGGTAATGGTCTTCAACTGCGGCACGACAAGCGGTGCCAGCCCGAACGGCAGTGTTGCGTCGACGAGGTCCTCGTAGGTGCACATTCCTTGCACATCGGCAGTTTTTGCGACGGGGTCAACCTCGATGACACCCCCGAGGCCGCTGACGTCGAGACCGGTCCCGCCGCCAGCGCGCGAACGAAAGAGATTCGACGTGCGCTTGGCTAAGCGCACACGCTGCCCGCCGGGCACGGCATCGAAGCTGCTCGTGAGCGTATCGACGCTTCCTTGATGCGCATTCCACCCCACCGGCTGAACGCGCCGTCCGTCCATGCGTGGGGCGCCGGCAATTCTCGTCGCTATGTTTGCGGCGGCATTTGTGATTACCCCCGCTAGATTGAGCAAGCCCGGAGTAGCACTCATAGTTGCCACTGTAGACCCTTTCCTTACGTCGTGCGCAGCAAGCACGAGGGGCTTGGGAACCACAGGGTGCTCACGACGGGAGCGGGAGTACCGCGACGCCTCAATCGGGCCCGTTCGCCTGCGGCCTGCCGAGCATGAAGCCTTTTCCGGCATAGACCAGCAGGTAAATTACCCAGCCGATAAGCGTGATGAAGGCGAAGGAAATGATCCGGTAGACCAGCGTCGCTGCGGTGGCATGGACGAGGGTCAGGCCGGAAGCGACCAGTGACGCCGTGGCGACGGGTTCGACCGTGCCCACGCCGCCGGGGGTGATCTGGGCGGCGCCGGCGAGCTTGGTCATGATGAACGCCAGGGCGACGCCTTGGATCGTGGTCTCATCCGGGCCGGTGGTGAAACCGGGGGCGGACAAACCGCTGGCGGCGGTGACGGCCCAGACGGAGAAGTAGAGGGTGGCTACGTCGAAAAGCTGGTTGAGCAGAGAGAACGTCGTGGCGGCGACGAACTCGGGCACCGTCATGCGGATCGCGGAGAGCTGGTTGATCACGGTCAGAACCCGCAATTCAACAGTCGGCGGAAGGACCCGCGCCCACCGGGTCAGCACACCCGGGTTGAACGCCGCCCAGAACACCAGACCAATGGCCACTAGCGCCACCACGAGCGAGCCGACAAGCGCCCACACCGACAATCGCGCGCCGAGGAAGATCACGGCGGCGATGCCGATGACCACCATCCACACGGTGGACAGTGCCCCGGAGATGACGAAGAACCATCCGCACCGTCCGGTCGAAGCTCCCCAGGACCTATGCACCCGGTAGGTCAGCCATGCGGACAGTGCGGGCCCGCCGGGAATGGAGGTGGACCAGGCGTTGCTGGCCAGGGTGATGGCGGTGCAGTTGGGGAGGGTGGAGCGGACGCCATCGTCGATAAGCAAAATGCGCATGACGGCGGCCATGGCCACGATCGCGAGCAACGAGGTGACCACCGCCGCGCAGATGGGGGCGGGGTTGGCGTGGCGCAGCGCGGTGAACGCGTCGCCGAGGAAGTCCAGCTCGTTGCGGAAGGCGAACAGAAGGACCGCCAGCACGACGACTGGCGCAATCCATCCGATCCACCGCTTATCCATTCAACCGCCGCATCAGCTCGTCGAAGGGGATGAGGTCCGCGTCCTGGTCGACGGTGACACCGGAGCGCACGTGACGGTTCGCGGCGACGGTTCCGCTGACGGGAATGTCACCCGTGTACGGGTGCGTGTGCGCGGTCGGGGTGGGATCTGAACCCTCGCCGAAGGACTCGTAGACCTTCTTCACCCAGCGCGGCGCCCACCAGTTGTCCTCGCGCAGCTCGTGCATCACCGCAGGCACAAGCAGCAAGCGGATCAGCGTCGCGTCGAGCGCCAGCGAAATGATCATGCCGTAGGAGATGTACTTCATCATCACGATCTCGCTCAGCGCGAACGCCGCAGCCACAACAATCATGATCAGCGCCGCGGCGGTAATGATGGAGCCTGTGTGCGCAGTTCCATATTTCACGGCATCGCTTGTCGACGCCCCCTTGTGCCGCGCCTCCACCATCCGCGACACCAGGAACACCTCGTAGTCGGTGGACAACCCGTACAGAATCGCGATGATGAGGACGAGCACCGGGCTCATCAGCGGCCCGGGCGTGAATCCGAGCAGGCCCGAGCCGACGCCGTCGACGAAGACGAGGGTGAGGAAGCCCAGGGTCGCGCCAATGCCCAGGACGTTCATGATCACGGCCTTGATCGGCAGAATCATCGAGCCGAACAGCACCGCCATGAGCAGGAACGTGGCCGCGACCATGTACAGCGCCATCCACGGCAGGCGGTTCAGGAGTGCCTCGATGGACTCGACCTCCATCGCCGGCGTGCCGGAGACGTAGAGGTCCACGCCTTCCGGCGCTTCGATGTCACGCAGCTGATCGACGACGTCTTGGCCGCCGTTGCGGTCCGCCAGCGTGCCCGACAGGACCGTCGTGCCGTCCTGCGTCGGCTTGGACGGTGCGAGTGGGGACGCCAGGCCGGTGACACCGCGGGTTTGCATGACGACGTTGACAAGCTGCTCGTTCGACGCACCCGTGACCACCAGCTTGACGGGGTCGGTGCGGAAGGCGGGGAAGTCCTCGTTGAATTCGTCCTGGGCCTGGCGGACCTCGTTGCTGGGCGGGAGGTAGCTCTCGTTGATGCCGCCGAAGGTGATGCCCACGATCGGGAGGGTGAGCAGCAGCAATCCGCCCGTGACGGCAACGATGACAGCCTTAGAGTGGCGCATTGCCCAGGCGGGGATCTTGTACCAGATGGTGTCTTCAAGCCTGCGGGCCGTGCGGGATGCGCGGCGGACCGACCACTTATCGATGCCGCGTCCCAGCATCCCGAACAGCGCCGGCAACACCGTCACCGAAATCACGGCGGCGAGCACCACCGCGCAGATCGCGCCGTACGCGACCGATTTGAGGAAGGCCTGCGGGAACATGAGCAAGCCGGATAGAGCCACGCCCACCATGAGCGCCGAGAAAAACACAGTCTTGCCCGCCGTGGTGGTTGTCTCCGCGACGGCATCTTCTATATCGGCAGGCGTGTTGCCGCGCCGGTCGAGCTCCTCGCGGAAGCGCGAGACCATGAACAGGCCGTAGTCGATGGCCAGGCCCAAGCCCAGCAGGGTGATGACGGACTGGGAGAAGACATTCACCTGTTGGAACTGCGCCAGAATAGACAAGATCGACATCGAGCCGATGATGGACAAGATGCCCACCACCAGCGGCATGCCGGCCGCCACGACACCGCCGAAAACGAACAGCAGGATGACGGCCACGAAGATGAGGCCGATGCGCTCGGCCCGGGCGATGTCGTCGGCCATGCCTTGGTCAAGGGCATCGGCTACAGCGGTGGCGCCGGCGACCTGGACGGTCGCGCCGGGGACCTCGATCGCTTCGAGCTGCTCCTCGAGCGCGCGGTAGTCCTTCAAGGTTTGCTCACCGTCGCCGGCCAGGCCGATTGCGGTGAAGGCCTTCGTGCCGGTCGCGTTAGCCAGCTGCGGGTTCTTCGCGTCGAAGTAGCTGGCCATGTGGTCGACTTCCGGGCGGTTCTTCAGCGCGTCAATCTGCGTCTTGGCGGAGTCGAACACGGCCGGGGAGGCCACGCCTTGCTCTGCCGTGACCAGCAGGATCACATCGCCGGCGTTATCGCGGCCGAAGGTCTCTTCCTCGATCACAGCCGCGGTGGTGGAGTCCGCGTGCGGGTCCTCCCACCCCTCCTGCGACAGGCGGTCGCCCAGCTTCGAGCCCCACAACACCTGCATGAGCAGGATGATGGCGATGACTACGACAGGGATGATCCTCCGGTGCCGGTAGGCGATGCGGCCCCACGTGTAGAACAAGAAGCCTCCTAACCTTTGTTGAGCAGAGCGGAAAGCGGGCGGAAAGGCTGCAGCCAGGCGCCGTCCTCCGGCAGCTGGTCAAGGTTGACGCGCGGCAACGGCTCGCGGAACACGCCAGGAATGTCCTCTAAGTCTACGAACGTGATGGCAGGGGAGGTGACTGCCCAGCTGGCGTGTTCGTGGAAACCTAGGACGGTGGCGGGCAGGCCGTCGGCGGAAAGCTCGTCGAGAAGCTCGTGGAAGTTCTGGCCGTCGGCGGACGCAACGACCACGCCTTGCAGTACTCCTTCTGCGCGGCGGCGCTCGATGTGCTCGATCATTTCGCCGTCGACGTCGGAGTCGTCGTCAGCCTTCGGCTTGGCAAAGACCGCGAAACCGACATTGCGCAGCGCCTCGACCCACGGGCGGACCACGTCGGCCGAGCCGGGGGAGACGTTGGTGAACACGGTGGCTTCCGGCTCGATGCGCCGGCCCGTGCGGGCAGAAAGATCTTCGGCTTGGTGGACCAGCCAGCGGCCGATTGCGTCGAAACGCGGGCGGTGCGAGGACGTGGGCCGCCCGCCCAGAATCGCACCCAGGCCCATGTCCAGGTTGGGGGCGTCCCACACCAGCAGCAGGCTGTCCGGACCCGCCTCTGCGCCGGGCGCGTAGGGGTGGGTCATGTTGTGAAGGTCATTCATTTTTCTTTTCCCAGAGGTATTCGCGAATAACGTGTTCTTTATCCAGGCCTTTGCCTTCGAACTTCGTAATTACTTGACGGTTCGTCAATATGGGTGCATTCTCCCACGGCCACCCCTTGTATTCGAGCATTGGCTCTACATTGACCAGCTCATCAATCCATTCTGCGTAGTCCGCATGATCGGTCGCGACGTGCAGCACACCGCCCGGCTTGAGCCGTGTGGCAATGAGATTGAGCGTCCCCGACTGAATAATGCGCCGCTTGTGGTGGCGCGCCTTCGGCCACGGATCCGGGAAGAAAATGCGCACGCCGTCGAGCGACTCCGGCGCGATCATCCGCGCCAGCACCTCCACGCCATCGCCGCGCACCATGCGTATATTCTCAATCCCGCCGCGCACCACCGACCCCAGCAGCTTCGCCAACCCCGGCTTATACAATTCGACGGCGATCACGTTCGTGTCGGCTTCCAGCGGCGCCATCGCGCTTGTCGACGTCCCCGTCCCCGACCCAATCTCCACCACCGTCGGGTGCCCAGCGCGGCCGAACCACTCGTCGTAATCGATGTGCTGCTCGTCTTCGGTGTTTTCGAGAACAACGCCGAGCCGCGGCCACCATTCGTCGAAAAGCGCTTGCTGATTCTCAGTGAGCGTGCCTCGGCGGAACGTCACCGACCCGAGGCGCGGATAATCCAGCCCCGTATCAAATTCAGTCTGCGGAGGGCGGCCGTGCGGAAGTTCACCAATAGATTCAGTCACGCTGACATTGTCCACTATGGCTGGTGAAAGCCCGAAATTTAGGCGCCACCTTATTTCGGGGGTGTGTAATCTGTGCCAACAACGCGCTTAAATGCGAGGTTCGCAACTGCCAGCGCAATCCTACGATCGTCGGATACGCTGGGGTTAACAAAAAGTTCATTTTGTAACGCCGAGAACAGTAACCGCCGAGTGTGAGGAGAGTACATGGCTACCGCAGTGAAGGGCCTTGAGGGTCAGGCCCCCACCGAGAACGAGCAGCTGATTGCGTGGATCAACGAGGCAGTAGACCTGTTCCAGCCGGACAACGTGGTTTTCGCGGACGGCTCCCGGGAAGAGTGGGACCGCCTCGCCGCTGAGCTCGTGGAAAAGGGCACCCTGATCAAGCTCGACGAAGAGAAGCGCCCGAACAGCTTCCTCGCCCGCTCCCACCCGTCCGACGTGGCGCGCGTGGAATCCCGCACCTTCATCTCCACGCCGACCGAGGACGGTGCCGGCCCGACCAACAACTGGGTCGCTCCGGACGAGCTCAAGGCCGAGATGACCGAGCACTTCCGCGGCTCCATGAAGGGCCGCACCATGTACGTCGTGCCGTTCTGCATGGGCCCGATTTCCGATCCGGACCCGAAGCTGGGCGTGCAGCTGACCGACTCCGAGTACGTGGTCATGTCCATGCGCATCATGACCCGCATGGGCCAGGAAGCCCTGGACAAGATCGGCCCGGACGGCGACTTCGTCCACTGCCTGCACTCCGTCGGCGCTCCGCTCGAGCCGGGCGAGGAAGACGTCGCATGGCCGTGCAACGACACCAAGTACATCTCCCAGTTCCCGGAGACCAAGGAGATCTGGTCCTACGGTTCCGGTTACGGTGGCAACGCCATCCTGGCGAAGAAGTGCTACGCCCTGCGCATCGCGTCCGTCATGGCGCGTGAAGAGGGCTGGATGGCTGAGCACATGCTCATCCTCAAGCTCACCGACCCGGAGGGCAAGAACTACCACATCACCGCGGCATTCCCGTCCGCGTGCGGCAAGACCAACCTGGCTATGATCACCCCGACCATCGAGGGCTGGTCCGCGCAGGTCGTGGGCGACGACATCGCATGGCTCAAGCTTCGCGACGACGGCCTCTACGCCGTCAACCCCGAAAACGGCTTCTTCGGTGTCGCCCCGGGCACCAACTACGAGTCCAACCCGATCGCCATGCGCAGCATGGAGCCGGGCAACACCCTGTTCACCAACGTCGCCCTGACCGACGACGGCGACGTCTGGTGGGAGGGCATGGACGGCGAGGCTCCGGCCCACGCCATCGACTGGCAAGGTAACGACTGGACCCCGGAGTCCACCACCCCGGCCGCCCACCCGAACTCCCGCTACTGCGTGCCGATCTCCCAGTGCCCGGCCGCTGCCCCGGAGTTCGACGACTGGGAGGGCGTGAAGGTCGACGCGATCCTCTTCGGTGGTCGCCGCCCGGACACCATTCCGCTGGTCACCCAGGCCCGCGACTGGAACCACGGCACCCAGATCGGTGCCCTGCTGGCGTCCGGCCAGACCGCCGCGTCCCTGGAGGCCAAGGTCGGCTCCCTGCGCCACGACCCCTTCGCCATGCTCCCGTTCATCGGCTACAACGTCGGCGACTACATGCAGAACTGGATCGACCGCGGCGCCGAGGGCGGCGACCGCATGCCGTCCATCTTCCTGGTCAACTGGTTCCGCCGCGGTGACGACGGCCGCTTCCTCTGGCCGGGCTTCGGCGAGAACTCCCGCGTCCTGAAGTGGGTTGTCGACCGTATCGAAGGCCGCGTCGACGCCGACGAGACCCCCGCCGGCCTGGTCGCTCGTGCCGAGGACCTCGACCTCACCGGCCTCGACACCGACATCGAGGATGTCCGCGAGGCCCTCGCCGTCACCCCGTCCGACTTCGAGACCGAATTCGCCGAGGGTGAGGAATACCTCAAGACCCTGGGTGACCGCGTCCCGCAGGAGATCTTCGAGGAGCTGGAGAAGTCCAAGTCCAAGATCTAGGGGTCGGCGCGAGCCCGGGCCTGATTTAGGCCCGGAATGATCGGCCACTGCGGAAAAGTTGACAAACTCGATTTCGCTCTAGAACGGCAACCGCTGGTCACAGCGGTTTCCGTCTTTTGGGCGGGGTCAGGATTGTCAACTTTTCCGCGTTCTCGGGGGCGAGTCCTGCACACGTTGACAAACACCAATCCTGCCTAGAAACATCCGTGCAGGTCAGGGCGATTTCGGTGAGTAAATCGAAATCGAGTTTGTCATCTTTTGCAGCGGGGGCTCGCGCGGCGGGGGCCGTGCGCCGGACGCGCCAGGCTACCGCGGTTGGAGGACCAGTACCAGGTTGGAGACTGCGAACTCGCGCAGGCCGGGCACCTTTGTCACCCACCAGGCCCAGCTCGGGTGGTAGCGGGGAAACGCGAGTAGTAGGTCGGCGACGCCGGCTTCGGTTTTCTGGTGGGACCAGGTGAGGCCCCAGGTGGTGGGGACGTCGAAAAGCGAAGTGCCCCAGACGTTCTTTGGGGGATGGCCGTGTTTCTTCTCGTAGCGGCGGCGGGCGAACTCCCCGCCGACGTAGTGCTGCCACAGGCCGGTTTCGTGGCCGCCGAAGGGGCCCAGCCACACCGTGTAACTGATGATGGTCAGCCCGCCCGGCTTGGTCACGCGCAGCATCTCGTCGCACATCGCGTCCGGGTCGGGGATGTGCTCCACGACGTTGGACGAGTACACGATGTCGAAGGACCCATCGTGGAAGGGGAGGGCGGTGCCGTCGCCACGTACGGCGCCGTGGCCGGTCAGCCCGGCCGCTGACATCTCGGACACGCTCGGCTCAAGGCCGACATACCACGCTCCGGCCTGCTCGAACTCGGTGGCGAAGTAGCCGGGGCCGCCGCCGACATCCAGCACGGATTGGCCGTGGAGGGGGCGGTTGGTGAGGTCGTGGGAGAGGGCGTCGATAAGCAGGCGGGTATCGCGCGCAAGCCCCCCGTAAAAGATGTCGGGACGTGACTGCTCGTGGCGAAATGACCGCAACAGCCCGAAAGAGCGCCGAAGCGTGGCCAGTCTGCGTGTGCGCGGTGCCTTCATTCCCGCCACTCTAGCCACGGTAAGGTGGACGGGAATGAAGATCCTCCTGCTCTGCTGGCGCGACACCACCCACCCCCAAGGCGGCGGCAGCGAACGCTACCTCGAACGCGTCGGCGCCTACCTGGCTGAACAGGGGCACGAGGTGGTGTATCGCACGGCGTCGCACACAGACGCTTCACGACGTTCGCTTCGCGACGGCATCCTCTTCCAGCGCCTCGGCGGCAAATACTCCGTTTACCTGCTGGCCCCGCTCGCGATCTGGCGGCAGCGGCCTGACGTGATTGTGGATACGCAAAACGGGATCCCCTTCTTCGCGCGGCTATTCACCCACCGGCCGGTCGTCCTGCTCACGCACCACTGCCACGAGGAGCAGTGGCCGGTGGCCGGACCTGTGATTGGCCGGCTGGGGTGGTTCCTGGAGTCGCGTTTGGCGCCGCGGGTGTACCGGGGTGCGCAGTATGTGACGGTGTCGGAGGCGTCGCGGGCGGACCTGGTGGCGTTGGGGGTGCGCCAGGATGACATTGCGATCATCGAGAACGGTGTCGACCCCGTGCCTGATGACCTTCCTGTTCTTGGCGGTTCCGGTTTGCGGGTGGTGGTGTTGTCGCGGCTGGTGCCGCACAAGAGGATCGAGCAGGCCATCGATGCTGTGCGGTGGGTCGACGGGGTGACACTCGACATCATCGGTTCCGGCTGGTGGGAAGACGAGCTGCGAGCTTACGCCGCCGAACTTGGCGACCGCGTCGTCTTCCACGGCCACGTCAACGACACCTACAAGCACGCCGTCCTCGCCCGGGCATCGCTGCACCTGATGCCGTCGCGCAAGGAAGGGTGGGGGCTCGCCGTGACCGAGGCCGCCCAGCACGGCGTGCCGACCGTCGGGTACCGCTCCGCCGGTGGCCTGTGCGATTCCATTGTGGACGGCGAGACCGGTGTGCTCGTGTCCACTGAGCAGGAGTTTCACACGGTGGTGCGTGGCCTGCTGGCCGACTCGGATCGGCGGGAAGCGCTGGGTTCGGGTGCCCGTACCTTCGCAGCGCAGTTC from Corynebacterium genitalium ATCC 33030 harbors:
- a CDS encoding lysylphosphatidylglycerol synthase transmembrane domain-containing protein, whose protein sequence is MDKRWIGWIAPVVVLAVLLFAFRNELDFLGDAFTALRHANPAPICAAVVTSLLAIVAMAAVMRILLIDDGVRSTLPNCTAITLASNAWSTSIPGGPALSAWLTYRVHRSWGASTGRCGWFFVISGALSTVWMVVIGIAAVIFLGARLSVWALVGSLVVALVAIGLVFWAAFNPGVLTRWARVLPPTVELRVLTVINQLSAIRMTVPEFVAATTFSLLNQLFDVATLYFSVWAVTAASGLSAPGFTTGPDETTIQGVALAFIMTKLAGAAQITPGGVGTVEPVATASLVASGLTLVHATAATLVYRIISFAFITLIGWVIYLLVYAGKGFMLGRPQANGPD
- a CDS encoding MMPL family transporter; its protein translation is MFYTWGRIAYRHRRIIPVVVIAIILLMQVLWGSKLGDRLSQEGWEDPHADSTTAAVIEEETFGRDNAGDVILLVTAEQGVASPAVFDSAKTQIDALKNRPEVDHMASYFDAKNPQLANATGTKAFTAIGLAGDGEQTLKDYRALEEQLEAIEVPGATVQVAGATAVADALDQGMADDIARAERIGLIFVAVILLFVFGGVVAAGMPLVVGILSIIGSMSILSILAQFQQVNVFSQSVITLLGLGLAIDYGLFMVSRFREELDRRGNTPADIEDAVAETTTTAGKTVFFSALMVGVALSGLLMFPQAFLKSVAYGAICAVVLAAVISVTVLPALFGMLGRGIDKWSVRRASRTARRLEDTIWYKIPAWAMRHSKAVIVAVTGGLLLLTLPIVGITFGGINESYLPPSNEVRQAQDEFNEDFPAFRTDPVKLVVTGASNEQLVNVVMQTRGVTGLASPLAPSKPTQDGTTVLSGTLADRNGGQDVVDQLRDIEAPEGVDLYVSGTPAMEVESIEALLNRLPWMALYMVAATFLLMAVLFGSMILPIKAVIMNVLGIGATLGFLTLVFVDGVGSGLLGFTPGPLMSPVLVLIIAILYGLSTDYEVFLVSRMVEARHKGASTSDAVKYGTAHTGSIITAAALIMIVVAAAFALSEIVMMKYISYGMIISLALDATLIRLLLVPAVMHELREDNWWAPRWVKKVYESFGEGSDPTPTAHTHPYTGDIPVSGTVAANRHVRSGVTVDQDADLIPFDELMRRLNG
- a CDS encoding NYN domain-containing protein, with the translated sequence MNDLHNMTHPYAPGAEAGPDSLLLVWDAPNLDMGLGAILGGRPTSSHRPRFDAIGRWLVHQAEDLSARTGRRIEPEATVFTNVSPGSADVVRPWVEALRNVGFAVFAKPKADDDSDVDGEMIEHIERRRAEGVLQGVVVASADGQNFHELLDELSADGLPATVLGFHEHASWAVTSPAITFVDLEDIPGVFREPLPRVNLDQLPEDGAWLQPFRPLSALLNKG
- the trmB gene encoding tRNA (guanosine(46)-N7)-methyltransferase TrmB; its protein translation is MDNVSVTESIGELPHGRPPQTEFDTGLDYPRLGSVTFRRGTLTENQQALFDEWWPRLGVVLENTEDEQHIDYDEWFGRAGHPTVVEIGSGTGTSTSAMAPLEADTNVIAVELYKPGLAKLLGSVVRGGIENIRMVRGDGVEVLARMIAPESLDGVRIFFPDPWPKARHHKRRIIQSGTLNLIATRLKPGGVLHVATDHADYAEWIDELVNVEPMLEYKGWPWENAPILTNRQVITKFEGKGLDKEHVIREYLWEKKNE
- a CDS encoding phosphoenolpyruvate carboxykinase (GTP) produces the protein MATAVKGLEGQAPTENEQLIAWINEAVDLFQPDNVVFADGSREEWDRLAAELVEKGTLIKLDEEKRPNSFLARSHPSDVARVESRTFISTPTEDGAGPTNNWVAPDELKAEMTEHFRGSMKGRTMYVVPFCMGPISDPDPKLGVQLTDSEYVVMSMRIMTRMGQEALDKIGPDGDFVHCLHSVGAPLEPGEEDVAWPCNDTKYISQFPETKEIWSYGSGYGGNAILAKKCYALRIASVMAREEGWMAEHMLILKLTDPEGKNYHITAAFPSACGKTNLAMITPTIEGWSAQVVGDDIAWLKLRDDGLYAVNPENGFFGVAPGTNYESNPIAMRSMEPGNTLFTNVALTDDGDVWWEGMDGEAPAHAIDWQGNDWTPESTTPAAHPNSRYCVPISQCPAAAPEFDDWEGVKVDAILFGGRRPDTIPLVTQARDWNHGTQIGALLASGQTAASLEAKVGSLRHDPFAMLPFIGYNVGDYMQNWIDRGAEGGDRMPSIFLVNWFRRGDDGRFLWPGFGENSRVLKWVVDRIEGRVDADETPAGLVARAEDLDLTGLDTDIEDVREALAVTPSDFETEFAEGEEYLKTLGDRVPQEIFEELEKSKSKI
- a CDS encoding class I SAM-dependent methyltransferase, which codes for MKAPRTRRLATLRRSFGLLRSFRHEQSRPDIFYGGLARDTRLLIDALSHDLTNRPLHGQSVLDVGGGPGYFATEFEQAGAWYVGLEPSVSEMSAAGLTGHGAVRGDGTALPFHDGSFDIVYSSNVVEHIPDPDAMCDEMLRVTKPGGLTIISYTVWLGPFGGHETGLWQHYVGGEFARRRYEKKHGHPPKNVWGTSLFDVPTTWGLTWSHQKTEAGVADLLLAFPRYHPSWAWWVTKVPGLREFAVSNLVLVLQPR
- a CDS encoding glycosyltransferase family 4 protein: MKILLLCWRDTTHPQGGGSERYLERVGAYLAEQGHEVVYRTASHTDASRRSLRDGILFQRLGGKYSVYLLAPLAIWRQRPDVIVDTQNGIPFFARLFTHRPVVLLTHHCHEEQWPVAGPVIGRLGWFLESRLAPRVYRGAQYVTVSEASRADLVALGVRQDDIAIIENGVDPVPDDLPVLGGSGLRVVVLSRLVPHKRIEQAIDAVRWVDGVTLDIIGSGWWEDELRAYAAELGDRVVFHGHVNDTYKHAVLARASLHLMPSRKEGWGLAVTEAAQHGVPTVGYRSAGGLCDSIVDGETGVLVSTEQEFHTVVRGLLADSDRREALGSGARTFAAQFSWQETGRKFAALLERVVGGGARGR